One window of Oceanotoga teriensis genomic DNA carries:
- the trmB gene encoding tRNA (guanosine(46)-N7)-methyltransferase TrmB — MNVASLKYEIFSQNIITYPFNWEKEFGNKRKLNIEIGFGGGEFLAYLASKNPEENYIGFETSLLSCERAQKKFFEKNLINVRIIRGDARVLIPELFKDKSVSRVYVNFPCPWPKKRHENRRIFVKNFRDTLSAILKDNSEMHLATDVDWYAEEVYENFKKDERFEVEEIIKNFDREFKTRYEKKWDDEGRNKYLLKIKKVNYSPIERYFIGEDNMPHKKIKKINIKKIEEISDNIFEEDMKKVIIRESYYDNKNNKYLIKTLASDNNYTQEFFVTVTKREDEWLIKLDSMTSPYRTPSVKYAIETIAKYLGE, encoded by the coding sequence ATGAACGTAGCAAGTTTGAAATATGAAATTTTTTCACAAAATATAATTACTTATCCTTTTAATTGGGAAAAAGAATTTGGAAATAAAAGAAAGTTAAATATAGAAATTGGGTTTGGTGGTGGCGAATTCTTAGCTTATTTAGCCTCTAAAAATCCAGAAGAAAATTATATTGGCTTTGAAACTTCTTTATTATCATGTGAAAGAGCCCAAAAAAAATTTTTTGAAAAAAACTTAATTAATGTTAGAATTATAAGAGGTGATGCAAGAGTTTTAATACCAGAATTATTTAAAGATAAATCTGTAAGTAGGGTTTATGTTAATTTCCCTTGTCCATGGCCTAAAAAGAGACATGAAAATAGAAGAATATTTGTAAAAAATTTTAGAGATACGTTATCAGCTATTTTAAAAGATAATTCTGAAATGCATTTAGCAACAGATGTTGATTGGTATGCTGAAGAAGTTTATGAAAATTTTAAAAAAGATGAGAGATTTGAAGTTGAAGAAATAATAAAAAATTTTGATAGAGAATTTAAAACTAGATATGAAAAAAAATGGGATGATGAAGGTAGAAATAAATATTTACTTAAAATAAAAAAAGTAAATTATTCACCAATTGAAAGATATTTTATTGGAGAGGATAATATGCCACATAAAAAAATAAAAAAAATAAATATAAAAAAAATAGAAGAAATATCGGATAATATTTTTGAAGAAGATATGAAAAAAGTTATAATAAGGGAAAGTTATTACGATAATAAAAATAATAAATATTTAATAAAAACATTAGCTTCAGATAATAATTATACTCAAGAATTTTTTGTAACTGTTACAAAAAGAGAAGATGAATGGCTGATAAAATTAGATAGTATGACATCACCATATAGAACACCATCTGTAAAATATGCTATTGAAACAATAGCAAAATATTTAGGAGAGTGA
- a CDS encoding NAD(P)H-dependent glycerol-3-phosphate dehydrogenase, which translates to MKIAVIGAGSWGTAMARLLSINGHEISIWNREKEVLQYINNGQNPYYLPGINIPRNIKTFSEINKCIKQSEIIVIAIPSQAVREVLENIKQNYNNQIIVNLSKGIEIKTGKRISEIVYEILNTNKYVCLSGPSHAEEVAKDVPTGIVAASKDLKIAEIVQQNFSNISLRIYTNIDVKGVEISGALKNVYAIAAGVIDGIGGWDNTKAALITRAMVEMKRYMSLNNAKEDTIYGLAGIGDLMVTCNSLHSRNRHVGELIGKGKNLKSILSSMHMVAEGIYTIQALNLIIENNKLDMPIASKIYDVLYNNTDPKLAINELMNRELKSE; encoded by the coding sequence ATGAAAATAGCTGTCATCGGTGCTGGAAGTTGGGGTACTGCAATGGCAAGACTGTTATCCATCAATGGTCATGAAATAAGTATTTGGAATAGGGAAAAAGAAGTTTTGCAATATATAAACAATGGTCAAAACCCTTATTATTTACCAGGTATAAATATTCCAAGAAATATAAAAACTTTTAGTGAAATAAATAAATGTATAAAACAATCTGAAATAATAGTAATAGCTATACCCTCACAAGCTGTTAGAGAAGTATTAGAAAATATAAAACAAAATTATAATAATCAAATAATAGTTAATTTATCAAAGGGTATAGAAATAAAAACTGGAAAAAGAATATCAGAAATAGTTTATGAAATTCTAAATACTAATAAATATGTTTGTTTAAGTGGACCTTCTCATGCAGAAGAAGTGGCAAAAGATGTCCCAACTGGTATAGTAGCTGCAAGTAAAGATTTAAAAATTGCAGAAATAGTTCAACAAAATTTTTCAAATATATCACTTAGAATATATACAAATATTGATGTAAAAGGTGTAGAAATATCTGGGGCATTAAAAAATGTTTATGCAATAGCTGCGGGAGTAATAGACGGAATAGGTGGTTGGGATAATACTAAAGCAGCTTTAATCACCAGAGCTATGGTAGAAATGAAAAGATATATGAGCTTAAATAATGCAAAAGAAGACACAATATATGGATTAGCTGGTATAGGTGATTTAATGGTAACTTGCAATTCATTACATTCAAGAAATAGACATGTTGGAGAATTAATTGGAAAAGGAAAAAATTTAAAATCAATTCTTTCATCAATGCATATGGTAGCTGAAGGGATATACACAATTCAAGCATTAAATTTAATTATAGAAAATAATAAATTAGATATGCCAATAGCCTCAAAAATATATGATGTGCTTTATAATAATACAGATCCAAAATTAGCTATTAATGAA